In Prinia subflava isolate CZ2003 ecotype Zambia chromosome 8, Cam_Psub_1.2, whole genome shotgun sequence, the genomic window TTCTGCAGAGGAATGAAGGTTATTGAGAACAGAGCAAtgaaagatgaagagaaaatggaaattcagGAAATGCAGTTGAAGGAGGCCAAGCACATTGCTGAAGAAGCCGACCGCAAGTATGAGGAGGtaaaagggagaaggaaatgaTGAAACGTACAGGAGGGCCATGAACAATAACATTACTCTTCAGTTTAGTCCCTCTGTTCAGTTGGCACTGGGTGATGCTTCAACCTTGGAACGTTCCCAACAAGGAGGAATTTTAATAGTGATTTGCAGCATCTTAGGTCCCTAATGCTAAAAATACTGCAAACCGTAACTAATTGGGGAGGGCTGTTACATCTGTGGGTGTATGCTTTAACCTAATTGCCTTATTCCAGGGGAAGCAGGAATGGAGTACTTCTGAGTGCTTTTTGAAATCTGTAAGGAAGGTGTCCTAGCCtgtggcaggggatggaactgGACAATttttgaggtccctcccaacccaagcCATCCTTTGATTCTGTGAACTACAGACTGGTCTGACACAGCTGTTGTCTTTTTACAGGTTGCCCGTAAACTGGTTATTTTGGAGGGTGAACTGGAAAGAGCTGAGGAGCGTGCAGAGGTGTCTGAAGTGTGAGTAACTTTTTAGAATACAGTGAAGATCAACtgatcattaaaaaaatctcctggcagggcaggcacatAGTTAGTACTTGTAGAAAAGTTTGTTTGTACACTATATAGCcggttttcttcttttagacTTAATTACTTCCTCCCTTGTATTTTTAAGATACCTCCAAATCATGACAGGAACACTACTAATTCATACTTCTATTTTCCCCTTATAGGAAATGTAGTGACCTTGAAGAGGAATTAAAGAACGTCACAAACAACCTGAAGTCTTTGGAAGCTCAATCTGAAAAGGTCGGTTCTTTCAGTAAACTAAAGGATATGGGCAAAGCCGAAAGTTGTAAGTAGAATTCATAGAAATAAACCAGAAATACAAAGCAAATGAGAGGTTTTACCTGCCTGCTTGTGAATACCTCTCCCATCAGTTCTGCCCAAACAAGCCTGAAGGTCTGACGGAGAGGAGAAAAGCATGGAAATGGTGCTTGCAGCCGTTCTAAAAGGAAGAGTGCTTATAAATAGGCCACAGTATCATAAACATTTATTATCATTGCTACAACTTCCCTTAAAGAGTGTATTGTTTTCACAGTACTctgaaaaagaagataaatatgAAGAAGAAATCAAGATTCTCTCTGACAAGCTGAAAGAAGTAAGTTTGGCCATCCCCAAACTGGATTTGAGCATAATCTTTGTAGGAGCTTCCACTGatgctatttcatctttttaGGCTGAAACTCGTGCAGAATTTGCAGAGAGAACTGTTGCCAAACTGGAAAAGTCTATTGATGACCTGGAAGGTATGGAATGACTCAGGTTTCTTTAAAAGGGGTCAGAGAACAAATTCTAGGAGTAGGTGGTGCATTTTATTGGGAAAGAACAGCAGCACTTGTCAGGCATATTGGTAGATGAATGTGATGTGTCCACTGGGCACTTGCCCTGTGTGGTGGAAGTTctgaaaaaggttttctttcatAAAGTTGGTAACAATGACCTGATTTTGGGCAATTTACAAATAGAGGGACTCAAGGGTTCAAGATCCCCACCCTACTTAATCTGGAAATAAGTGTGAGATTACAAAAAGTTCACATAGGTGAAACTTCTGGCCCAGCAGCTTTGTGGGTGTTTTGCTTTCCAAATGATACTCAACTGTgcctctgtttctttcttttgtttttctccccaaCTCCTTTGGCTGCTGTTGCCTTTTGCCTGTCTCCGTTCTCCTCCTGTGGCCTCTTCTCTTGCCTGCGTTTCTTGCTGGCCTGTTGCTGCTGCCCTCATGACTGACAGATGAGCTCTACGCTCAGAAGCTGAAGTACAAAGCCATCAGTGAGGAGCTTGACCATGCCCTCAACGATATGACCTCTTTGTGACCTGCCCTTGTGTGGGGACACCAGGGGCTCCCACTCACTGTGTTTCTCAAACTTTTCTTGCCTGTAATCCCTGTCACTCCTGTGCCACTTCCACAAGCAAACCTTCCACCTCTGTGGGAACTGAGCTCAATAAAACATGATACCtctgtctttcatttttcatttatactTCTGTATAAATTACGTCAAAATACACTGGTGATGACACTGAAAACACATTCAGCTCCTATGTGGGGTTGGGCAAGACACGGTGAGGATGGGGCAGGACCTGGCTCTGGCAAACACTTGAATTTTAGTGTTCCCAGGAATGTGGGTGTCAGCGAAAAGCTTTAAGTGCACTCAGTGTCTACTTGTGGTCCACTAGCCTAGTTAAAAACCTCTCAGTCCAAGGAAAACGCAGCAGGATGTGTCCTATAAATGACACAAGGACATACTAAAACACAGGTCTTTCACATTCCATTACATGTCCAAAAGGACATGTCGTCCTTAAGGACAACAATTACAAAAAATTTACCGCATTTTGATGATACAGCTGTAAAGATGTCTTAAATAAAAGGGTAAGTTACCTCAGGTTTTATTTAAGTAGAAAAGGCTATAAAATAATGTGATTTAAATCTCatggttttcttctttctccccaGAAAAACTTGCTCAAGCCAAAGAGGAGAACTTGGGTTTGCACCAGACACTGGACCAGACACTAAATGAACTGAACTGTATATGAAAGGTGCTGAGCTGACAGCACCCAACGGAAACCAGGCCTGGCCCTGCATcgctcctctctcctttctctctctgtatTCTGAAAAAGCCAATTAAGTTATGACCAGCACAGCCACAAGACAGGCTCTGGGCATCCCTCAGGGCCACATCAAGCGGCGAGCCCCCGGGGAGCCCCCGCCACCCTGGGGCCACTGCGTGTCCTGTGCCTGGCTGTTCTCACGGTTCGTTAGTCCTTTCATATAAACCCCGGTAGAAGCTGCACCCGAGCAGTGGACGCCACCTCCGCGGGCACCTGTCCCTGCCGTTTCATATTAAACAATTTGTCACAGTACCGAGGCCTCTTCGCCGCTTTTTGTACCGCTGCTGCTCGGGGCGTGACGTCACTATGCGGGCACTTGCGGGAGTGACGTCACTATGACGCCACCCGGCCTCGCCCGTCCGTAGCAGGAAGTGACAGGATacgggcggcggggccggcagcCAATGGCAGCGGCGCTTACCCGCGGGTAAAGGACACCCGCCAGTGGCGCGGCGGCTCCGTGCGCGCTCCGCTGGGCTCGGCCAATGAGCGTGTGGCGGGCGGGGCCGCTGCCCACCAACATGGCGAAGACCTACGACTACCTGTTCAAGCTGCTGCTGATCGGCGACTCGGGCGTGGGCAAGACCTGTGCCCTGTTCCGCTTCTCCGAGGACGCCTTCAACGCCACCTTCATCTCCACCATCGGTGAGCGCCGGCCAGGGCCTCGCCTCGCTGCGCTACACAGCAGCCTACCCGGGGGTCCCGCGGCTGCGGCTCGTCCCGGTCCGGGCTTTGGCGGCGACTCCGGGCTCGGGCCGCGGGACCGGAGGGGCGAGTCCGCTGCCATGGCGGGGGACTCTGCGCGGGATTCGTGCGGGGCTGTTCCGtccggccccgcagcccctggGAGCCGGCGGGTGCTTGGGAGCAGCGGGGAGGGAGCACTGAGGACGTGAAACTGAGCAGCATAATTGAAGGGAAAGCCATTGGATTTGTCCTTTTGGCAGGACCTGTGCATCAAGTAATTGGTTCTCCTTTCAGGTATCGACTTTAAAATTAGAACGATAGAGCTCGATGGCAAGAGAATCAAGCTGCAGATCTGGTAAGGCTTCTCTGCCGCAGTGAGAACCCCTCTGAtagctggggctgtgtggtgTGCGTATCTAGTTGTGCTGTTCAGTAGTTTATGGTATCTTAGAACCCAAAAGGTAGTTCTAGTGCTCTGAAGATTGGTTCAACTTTATTTAAATCTTTTGGTAATGTTAACGGGAGCTCATGTGGCGGTGGTTTGCATGAGCCCCATGCTCTGTCGGTTGCAGGGACACGGCTGGGCAGGAGCGGTTCCGGACCATCACCACCGCCTACTACAGGGGAGCCATGGTAGGAGCAAAGCGGTGATCTGGTGACAGGGGCTGTGATAAACCCGGCTGGGGGGCTCAGGTCAACTGAATCTGACGTGGAACACTCCCAAGTGTGGTGgtctgccaggctgggcactcacaggctgtgctcctgctccaaGTGGTACTGGAGCTGCGCTGGGATGATAAGGGACTTGGGAAAGGCAGCTTCCTCCACGTTTTGCTCTATTCATACACATCCCACCCACCTTATCTCACTGCCATGAACTGGGAACCAGTTGTTACAAATAGCTGTTGttgagctgctcctctctgctatGGATAAACCTTTAACTCCTGCTGAAACAATCTTTCTTTACCTTCAGGGCATTATGTTAGTGTATGACATCACCAATGAAAAGTCTTTTGAAAATATTCGGAACTGGGTGAGGAATATTGAAGAGGTAATTTCTCTTATTTATTACTGACTGTTAAAGGtgtcatttctttctctgaaagtTACTGAAGCTTAATTGCTTCAGAAGCATTGCATTTCATCATGTGCTGCAGGGTACTTGGAAGGTAAGTGGGATGGAAATCAGTAATACCTTCTGGAACACCTTGGCCGATGGTAATTTATTGTGAGGGCTGTAGTCCCTGTACTTCTGAGGGCACCTAATGTGATGGTTTCCTGCCACAACAGTTGATCCAAGAACTGCCATGGTGCAGGTCACGTGCTGGGATGAGGGGTTGGGGGAACCTGGAAATCTGTGGAGCATTCGCAGGACTGGCATCTCTGTGTTGGGTACTCAGTGGGTGCCTCATCTGTCTGACAATTGTCTGACAATGTTTATCAACAAAAGCCAAGCCCAAGTCTCTAGTATATGTTTGTTTCAGCACGCCTCTCCAGATGTTGAAAAAATGATCCTGGGGAACAAATGTGATGCAAATGACAAAAGACAAGTCTCTAGAGAGCAAGGGGAGAAGGTAAGTGCTGTGGCTTCAATGTATTTTGACTTAGACTCTCAGAGTCTAAAAACTGCACTGATGATTGTATGCACACTGCCATGGTACCACAGTGGTGTTCCTGAGTGGAATGACTGAACGTTGCCCAAGCTGTCATGGCAGTGCTTTTCCCCACTGGAATCAAAAGCAGAACCTGTGTTAAGGTTTCTTGTCAATTATCTAACAGATGCAAGGCAATGAGTGGAACTTTTAGAAAAAGATGCTAGAGTTGGATGTGGAGAAAATGTCTGTTTTGGCTGAAAGACACTGAGACAAGGTAGATAGGATTGTCTTTTCTCATGTTAGGTCTTACTTAGTCCAGGCAGAGTTTTTTTCCGCGCTGTGGTTGTTATGAGACTGACATGGTACCTATgcaagaaacaaatgaaaaagagcaAGCTAAAATGTGTGCAGCATGTaaaagagcagagcaaagccagTGAGAACAGATGCCAATTGCAGTGAGATTCAGTTCCTAATTTTTGCAAATTGTTCTGCATGAGTAAATCCCCAGCTCCACTgactggtggcagcagggacagatgctgtgcccaggggtgtgtttggagctgttcctgcaaTTGTTCAGCTAATGTGCAATCTGCTTTTGTTCAGCTTGCCGCAAGTTTTGGGATTAAATTCATGGAGACCAGTGCAAAAGCAAATATAAACATAGAGAACGTAAGTACTGATGCCTTTCTCTTGTATTTATTGTCCTCTTCGTGCAAACCAGCAGTAGCCTGTCCTGGTGGGATGCAGAGCTCTGTTGTTGGGTACCACAGATGGGTTGTTAAGCACTTGCCTGCAGCACAGACCCTGGCTGGAGGTGGCTGTGGGCCTCAGAAAGAAGATTGTGGAGCTAGAGAAGGAGCATTAAAACCTgaagcagaggggaaaataGTGAAAGCCTAATGTTCTTGTATAGTATGTTGAAACTTGGGAAGGCAGCTTATTGCTAAACAAAACtgttagaaaacattttatttgccCTGTAACACTGAACTGTTTGACTTGTCACAGGCATTTTTCACTCTTGCAAGAGATATCAAAGCAAAAATGGACAAGAAATTGGTGAGTAACTGTGATTTAATCCATCCTGgatttaaataggaaaaaaaaagcaaaccaaaagcCACATTGTAAGAACTGTTTCACACTGTATAAAAAATGTATCATATTCTTTTTTATGAAGGATCACTGAAAGTtctagaaatgtatttttagttTGTCAAGCTGTGCTGTGATGTTGGCTGTCTCTGCATTTCAGGAATTAGCTGCAGTGGTTGaagttttctaaataaaattatctgttATTTGTTTTATCAAAAGTCAGGTGGGGGTAGAGCAGTTTAATGATACTTCTCACTCTTGCAGTCTGAAAATCATAAATTAGAGATAGAGGAGGCACATGTCATAGTTTGGGGTAGAAACTTCAAATTGTTTAAGAATAGGTAAATGATAAATGGTTTTAGAAAATCTTTGCACTAATATACTAAGCAAAAATTGGTTGTCCTTTTAcaacaaataaatacacaatGATGTTGAATTGTTCCTTAAGGATTATGCAATGAAGCTAATGAAGGTTCTTTTTACTCTTACTGGTATTTCCACCTTCATGTGACCAGACATGAACTGATGCAGTGGGATATTTTGGGTCTTGCTTATGATTCCTAGGCCTTTCAACAAGA contains:
- the TPM4 gene encoding tropomyosin alpha-4 chain isoform X4, producing the protein MAAPSSLEAVKRKIQCLQQQADEAEDRAQVLQRELDLERDLREKAEGEVAALNRRIQLVEEELDRAQERLATALQKLEEAEKAADESERGMKVIENRAMKDEEKMEIQEMQLKEAKHIAEEADRKYEEVARKLVILEGELERAEERAEVSEVKCSDLEEELKNVTNNLKSLEAQSEKYSEKEDKYEEEIKILSDKLKEAETRAEFAERTVAKLEKSIDDLEDELYAQKLKYKAISEELDHALNDMTSL
- the RAB8A gene encoding ras-related protein Rab-8A, producing MSVWRAGPLPTNMAKTYDYLFKLLLIGDSGVGKTCALFRFSEDAFNATFISTIGIDFKIRTIELDGKRIKLQIWDTAGQERFRTITTAYYRGAMGIMLVYDITNEKSFENIRNWVRNIEEHASPDVEKMILGNKCDANDKRQVSREQGEKLAASFGIKFMETSAKANINIENAFFTLARDIKAKMDKKLEGNSPQGSNQGVKITQDQQKKSSFFRCVLL
- the TPM4 gene encoding tropomyosin alpha-4 chain isoform X1, yielding MEAIKKKMQMLKLDKENAIDRAEQAETDKKAAEDKCKQVEDELVALQKKLKGTEDELDKYSEALKDAQEKLEQAEKKATDAEGEVAALNRRIQLVEEELDRAQERLATALQKLEEAEKAADESERGMKVIENRAMKDEEKMEIQEMQLKEAKHIAEEADRKYEEVARKLVILEGELERAEERAEVSEVKCSDLEEELKNVTNNLKSLEAQSEKYSEKEDKYEEEIKILSDKLKEAETRAEFAERTVAKLEKSIDDLEEKLAQAKEENLGLHQTLDQTLNELNCI
- the TPM4 gene encoding tropomyosin alpha-4 chain isoform X2, whose product is MEAIKKKMQMLKLDKENAIDRAEQAETDKKAAEDKCKQVEDELVALQKKLKGTEDELDKYSEALKDAQEKLEQAEKKATDAEGEVAALNRRIQLVEEELDRAQERLATALQKLEEAEKAADESERGMKVIENRAMKDEEKMEIQEMQLKEAKHIAEEADRKYEEVARKLVILEGELERAEERAEVSEVKCSDLEEELKNVTNNLKSLEAQSEKYSEKEDKYEEEIKILSDKLKEAETRAEFAERTVAKLEKSIDDLEDELYAQKLKYKAISEELDHALNDMTSL
- the TPM4 gene encoding tropomyosin alpha-4 chain isoform X3 — encoded protein: MAAPSSLEAVKRKIQCLQQQADEAEDRAQVLQRELDLERDLREKAEGEVAALNRRIQLVEEELDRAQERLATALQKLEEAEKAADESERGMKVIENRAMKDEEKMEIQEMQLKEAKHIAEEADRKYEEVARKLVILEGELERAEERAEVSEVKCSDLEEELKNVTNNLKSLEAQSEKYSEKEDKYEEEIKILSDKLKEAETRAEFAERTVAKLEKSIDDLEEKLAQAKEENLGLHQTLDQTLNELNCI